A genome region from Nocardia sp. NBC_00565 includes the following:
- the tilS gene encoding tRNA lysidine(34) synthetase TilS, with the protein MSRAAGATPGNPRRLPETEAVLVVRHAVRGWLAEYAPDAARGVAVALSGGADSLALTAATVVEAGQVDALVVDHRLQSGSGRVAAEAAATALALGCRSAHVLPVDVGSNGGLEAAARQARYAALDAARGELPVLLGHTLDDQAETVLLGLARGSGGRSIQGMAAFADPWGRPLLGVRRAVTRQMCTDLGLAPHEDPHNSAPEFTRVRLRNEVLPLLEDVLGGGVAGALARTAEQLRADGAVLDVLADELLRAASTDQTSARTRADATSHTDGAASNGPTLSIETLATAPAALRRRAIRAWLLAGGAKALTNKHLQAVDELVTAWRGQGGVAVGGGGPGSRLVAAREHGRLTLRPRTG; encoded by the coding sequence ATGAGCCGTGCGGCAGGAGCGACGCCCGGAAATCCGCGGCGACTCCCCGAGACCGAGGCCGTGCTGGTAGTGCGGCACGCGGTGCGCGGCTGGCTGGCCGAGTACGCGCCGGATGCCGCGCGAGGTGTCGCGGTCGCGCTGTCCGGCGGTGCGGATTCGCTGGCGCTGACCGCTGCCACGGTTGTGGAGGCCGGTCAGGTCGACGCATTGGTAGTCGATCATCGGCTGCAATCCGGATCCGGCAGGGTAGCTGCCGAGGCCGCGGCGACAGCGTTGGCGTTGGGCTGTCGTTCGGCGCACGTGCTGCCGGTCGACGTCGGCAGTAACGGCGGATTGGAGGCCGCCGCGCGGCAGGCGCGGTACGCGGCATTGGACGCGGCACGGGGTGAATTGCCGGTGCTGCTCGGGCACACCCTTGATGACCAGGCCGAAACCGTGCTGCTCGGGCTCGCACGCGGTTCGGGTGGGCGATCGATCCAGGGGATGGCCGCCTTCGCCGATCCGTGGGGCAGGCCACTGCTCGGCGTGCGACGGGCGGTGACCAGGCAAATGTGTACCGATCTCGGATTGGCACCACATGAGGATCCGCACAATTCCGCACCGGAGTTCACCCGGGTGCGGTTGCGCAACGAGGTGCTGCCATTGCTGGAGGACGTGCTCGGCGGTGGGGTTGCCGGGGCGCTGGCGCGTACCGCCGAGCAGTTGCGTGCCGATGGTGCGGTACTGGACGTGCTCGCCGACGAACTGTTGCGCGCGGCGAGTACTGACCAGACGAGCGCGAGAACGCGTGCGGATGCGACGAGCCACACCGATGGCGCGGCGAGTAATGGCCCAACCCTCTCGATCGAGACACTCGCCACTGCCCCCGCGGCCTTGCGTCGACGCGCGATCCGTGCCTGGCTGCTCGCCGGTGGTGCTAAAGCACTGACCAACAAGCATTTACAGGCGGTCGACGAACTGGTTACCGCATGGCGCGGCCAGGGCGGCGTCGCCGTCGGCGGCGGAGGCCCGGGCAGCAGGTTGGTCGCGGCGCGCGAACATGGCAGGCTGACTTTGCGTCCGCGCACCGGCTGA
- a CDS encoding zinc-dependent metalloprotease, with amino-acid sequence MFEGVDKRADAPAVDSAAEPAAERRRSGFSGAVDWRLAARTGAALVPPGPRTSRYSAEQVVGELADASVRAEGPVREVSGLLDDQPVPSARVVDRPGWISAAADSMSQLTGTGAESTDKGLLSGKPAGVQAGAMLAFLSTAILGQYDPFTGPDGTLLLVAPNIMAVERALGVAPADFRFWVCLHEVTHRVQFSSAPWLADYMRANVETLGEAGDEPLADMLGRLVEEVRDRRRGGADDPNSRGVVGLLRATQAPPQREALDRLLMLGTLLEGHADHVMDAVGPAVIPTVEHIRAAFDQRRKRPTNPLQRILRALLGVDAKVAQYVRGKAFVDAVVERVGMAQFNTVWTNAETLPRPAEIEDPQRWVARVLG; translated from the coding sequence ATGTTCGAAGGCGTTGATAAACGGGCCGATGCGCCCGCGGTCGATTCGGCCGCGGAGCCTGCGGCCGAGCGGAGACGCTCCGGATTCTCCGGTGCCGTCGACTGGCGACTTGCCGCGCGCACCGGTGCGGCCCTGGTGCCGCCCGGCCCGCGGACCTCACGCTATTCGGCCGAGCAGGTGGTCGGCGAACTCGCCGATGCGTCGGTGCGGGCGGAGGGCCCGGTTCGCGAGGTGAGCGGTCTGCTCGATGACCAACCGGTGCCGTCGGCCCGCGTGGTGGATCGGCCCGGCTGGATCAGCGCGGCCGCCGACTCGATGTCGCAGCTGACCGGCACCGGCGCGGAGTCGACCGACAAGGGCCTGCTGTCCGGCAAACCCGCGGGTGTGCAGGCGGGCGCGATGCTGGCGTTCCTGTCCACCGCGATCCTCGGCCAGTACGACCCGTTCACCGGGCCCGACGGCACGTTGCTGCTGGTGGCGCCCAACATCATGGCCGTGGAACGCGCACTGGGCGTCGCGCCCGCCGACTTCCGCTTCTGGGTCTGCCTGCACGAGGTGACCCACCGAGTGCAGTTCTCCTCCGCACCGTGGCTGGCCGACTACATGCGCGCCAATGTCGAGACTCTCGGCGAGGCCGGTGACGAACCGCTGGCCGATATGCTCGGCCGACTTGTCGAGGAGGTCCGCGACCGTCGCCGCGGCGGCGCCGACGATCCGAATTCGCGCGGTGTGGTCGGTCTGCTGCGCGCCACCCAGGCGCCACCGCAGCGCGAGGCGCTGGACCGGCTGCTGATGCTCGGCACACTGCTGGAGGGCCATGCCGACCATGTGATGGACGCCGTCGGTCCGGCCGTCATCCCCACGGTCGAACACATCCGCGCCGCCTTCGACCAACGCCGCAAGCGCCCCACCAACCCGCTGCAGCGCATTCTGCGCGCACTGCTCGGGGTGGACGCGAAGGTCGCCCAGTACGTCCGCGGCAAGGCGTTCGTCGACGCCGTCGTGGAGCGCGTCGGAATGGCACAGTTCAACACCGTCTGGACCAACGCCGAAACCCTTCCCCGCCCAGCCGAAATCGAGGATCCGCAGCGCTGGGTCGCCCGGGTGCTCGGATAG